The Pseudomonas fluorescens genome includes a window with the following:
- the cmk gene encoding (d)CMP kinase codes for MNIKAPVITIDGPSGSGKGTVAGILARQLGWNLLDSGALYRLLAFAAANHGVDLTNEELLKALAAHLDVQFIAATDGQLQRIILEGDEVSDVIRTESVGAGASQVAALPAVREALLQRQRAFQEPPGLVADGRDMGTVVFPDAPLKIFLTASAEERARRRYLQLKGKGEDVSLSSLLDEIRARDERDTQRAVAPLKPAADAIQLDSTELSIDQVLQRIMSEIAIRDIAG; via the coding sequence GTGAACATCAAGGCACCGGTCATCACCATCGATGGCCCAAGCGGTTCGGGCAAGGGCACCGTCGCCGGGATCCTGGCCAGGCAGTTGGGCTGGAACCTGCTCGATTCGGGTGCCTTGTATCGTCTATTGGCGTTCGCTGCCGCCAACCATGGCGTCGACCTGACCAACGAAGAGTTGCTCAAGGCGCTGGCGGCTCATCTGGACGTGCAATTCATTGCCGCGACCGACGGTCAGCTCCAGCGCATCATTCTGGAAGGTGACGAAGTCAGCGACGTCATTCGTACCGAAAGCGTGGGTGCCGGGGCCTCCCAGGTCGCCGCGCTGCCAGCGGTACGCGAAGCCTTGCTGCAACGCCAGCGTGCCTTCCAGGAGCCGCCGGGGCTGGTGGCCGATGGTCGCGACATGGGTACGGTGGTCTTTCCTGACGCGCCGCTGAAGATTTTCCTCACCGCCAGTGCGGAGGAGAGGGCGCGTCGTCGATATTTGCAGTTGAAGGGCAAAGGCGAGGATGTTAGTCTGTCGAGTCTGCTAGATGAGATCCGTGCACGCGATGAGCGTGACACCCAGCGCGCAGTAGCCCCGCTCAAGCCGGCGGCCGACGCGATACAGCTGGATTCCACGGAGTTGTCCATCGATCAGGTGCTGCAACGCATCATGAGCGAGATCGCCATTCGCGATATCGCCGGGTGA
- a CDS encoding bifunctional prephenate dehydrogenase/3-phosphoshikimate 1-carboxyvinyltransferase yields the protein MIGRLVVVGLGLIGGSFAKGLRESGLCREVVGVDLDPQSRKLAVELGVVDRCEDDLAIACQGADVIQLAVPILAMEKLLARLATMNLGQAILTDVGSAKGNVVRAATEAFGGMPARFVPGHPIAGSEQSGVEASNAELFRRHKVILTPLDQTDPAALAVVDRLWRELGADVEHMQVERHDEVLAATSHLPHLLAFGLVDSLAKRNENLEIFRYAAGGFRDFTRIAGSDPVMWHDIFLANREAVLRTLDTFRSDLDALRDAVDAGDGHQLLGVFTRARVAREHFSKILARRAYVDAMNSNDLIFLAQPGGSLSGRIRVPGDKSISHRSIMLGSLAEGVTEVEGFLEGEDALATLQAFRDMGVVIEGPHHGRVTIHGVGLHGLKPAPGPIYLGNSGTSMRLLSGLLAAQDFDSTLTGDASLSKRPMNRVANPLREMGAVIETAADGRPPMIIRGGNKLKGLTYTMPMASAQVKSCLLLAGLYAEGKTTVTEPAPTRDHTERMLRGFGYPVTVDGATASVESGNKLTATHIEVPGDISSSAFFLVAASIAEGSDLVLEHVGINPTRTGVIDILRLMGADITLENQREVGGEPVADLRVRAAKLKGIEIPEALVPLAIDEFPVLFVAAACAEGRTVLTGAEELRVKESDRIQVMADGLLALGVKCQPTPDGIIIDGGQIGGGEVHGHGDHRIAMAFSVASLRASAPIRIHDCANVATSFPNFLALCAQVGIRVAQEAQS from the coding sequence ATGATCGGTCGCCTGGTGGTGGTCGGCCTGGGGTTGATTGGCGGTTCGTTTGCCAAGGGCTTGCGTGAAAGCGGTCTGTGCCGCGAGGTGGTCGGTGTCGATCTGGATCCGCAGTCGCGCAAGCTGGCCGTGGAGCTGGGGGTGGTCGATCGCTGCGAGGATGACCTGGCGATCGCTTGTCAGGGCGCGGACGTGATCCAATTGGCGGTGCCGATCCTGGCCATGGAAAAACTGCTGGCGCGTCTGGCGACCATGAACCTGGGGCAAGCGATCCTGACCGACGTCGGCAGCGCCAAGGGCAACGTCGTGCGTGCGGCCACCGAGGCCTTCGGCGGGATGCCGGCGCGCTTCGTGCCCGGCCATCCTATTGCCGGTTCCGAGCAGAGCGGGGTGGAAGCCTCCAACGCCGAACTGTTTCGTCGCCACAAAGTGATCCTCACGCCGCTGGACCAGACGGATCCAGCCGCGCTGGCGGTGGTGGACCGTTTGTGGCGCGAACTGGGCGCCGATGTCGAGCACATGCAGGTCGAGCGTCACGATGAAGTGTTGGCGGCCACCAGCCACTTGCCGCACCTGTTGGCGTTCGGCCTGGTGGATTCGTTGGCCAAACGCAATGAAAATCTTGAGATCTTCCGTTACGCTGCCGGCGGTTTCCGCGATTTCACGAGAATCGCTGGAAGCGACCCGGTCATGTGGCACGACATCTTCCTCGCCAACCGCGAAGCTGTCTTGCGCACACTCGATACATTTCGCAGTGACCTCGACGCCTTGCGCGACGCGGTCGATGCAGGGGACGGGCACCAATTGCTGGGCGTTTTCACACGCGCCAGGGTGGCCCGCGAGCATTTCAGTAAAATCCTGGCCCGTCGGGCCTATGTGGACGCTATGAACTCCAACGATCTGATTTTCCTGGCACAACCTGGTGGCTCCCTGAGCGGGCGTATTCGTGTACCGGGCGATAAATCGATTTCCCACCGTTCGATCATGCTCGGCTCCCTGGCCGAAGGTGTGACCGAAGTGGAAGGTTTCCTCGAGGGCGAAGACGCCTTGGCGACGCTGCAAGCGTTTCGCGACATGGGGGTGGTCATCGAAGGTCCGCACCACGGTCGTGTGACCATCCATGGTGTCGGCCTGCACGGCCTCAAGCCTGCTCCGGGGCCCATCTACCTGGGTAACTCCGGGACCTCGATGCGCCTGTTGTCCGGCCTGCTGGCCGCGCAAGACTTCGACAGCACCCTGACCGGTGACGCCTCGCTGTCCAAGCGCCCGATGAATCGCGTTGCCAATCCGTTGCGGGAAATGGGCGCGGTCATCGAGACGGCCGCCGACGGTCGTCCGCCGATGATCATTCGTGGTGGCAACAAGCTCAAGGGCCTGACCTACACCATGCCGATGGCCAGCGCGCAGGTAAAATCCTGCCTGCTGCTGGCCGGTCTCTACGCCGAAGGCAAGACCACCGTCACCGAACCGGCCCCGACCCGCGACCATACCGAGCGCATGCTGCGCGGCTTCGGCTACCCGGTCACGGTCGATGGCGCCACGGCGTCCGTCGAGTCTGGTAATAAGCTGACCGCGACCCACATCGAAGTGCCGGGTGACATCTCCTCGTCGGCATTCTTCCTGGTGGCCGCCTCGATCGCCGAAGGCTCCGACCTGGTGCTCGAGCATGTCGGCATCAACCCGACCCGCACCGGCGTTATTGACATCCTGCGCCTGATGGGCGCTGACATCACCCTGGAAAACCAGCGTGAAGTCGGCGGCGAGCCGGTGGCGGACCTGCGCGTACGAGCAGCTAAACTCAAGGGTATCGAGATTCCGGAGGCGCTGGTTCCGCTGGCCATCGACGAGTTCCCGGTGCTGTTCGTGGCGGCTGCCTGTGCAGAAGGGCGCACCGTATTGACGGGCGCCGAAGAGCTGCGGGTCAAGGAGTCGGATCGCATCCAGGTGATGGCTGATGGCTTGCTCGCACTGGGCGTCAAGTGCCAGCCAACGCCGGACGGCATCATCATCGACGGCGGCCAGATCGGCGGCGGCGAAGTCCATGGTCACGGTGACCACCGCATCGCCATGGCCTTCAGTGTTGCGTCTTTGCGCGCCAGCGCGCCGATTCGCATCCATGACTGCGCCAACGTCGCGACGTCGTTCCCGAACTTCCTGGCGCTGTGCGCCCAGGTCGGTATCCGAGTAGCACAAGAGGCGCAGTCGTGA